A section of the Streptomyces sp. NBC_01591 genome encodes:
- a CDS encoding serine/threonine-protein kinase produces MADTRLIQSRYRLLDLIGRGGMGEVWRARDESLGRHVAVKCLKPMGPQHDQSFTRVLRERFRREARVAAALQHRGVTVVHDFGEHEGVLYLVMELLDGRNLSQLLEDNKQHPLPVPDVVDIAEQVADALGYTHQQGIVHRDLKPANIMRLADGTVKICDFGIARLGHDIGFTSRLTGTGIAMGTPHYMSPEQISGGQVDHRSDLYSLGCVLYEIATGAPPFDLADAWAVLVGHRDTQPRPLRTHRAELPGFFDRVVLELLAKAPEERPVDAGDLRQRIAIGRTGEQPHLPPTGQIPLAPPVPVVRPGQQLPAWARSMTTGHKASGAHPGLAPPDHSAGLTGEWTTGTDMRSLTGELPPVRAERPTPSPELLSVLASRHSAGLNLGRLGHWEEAGEVHRAVAAEREHALGPDHPDTLSSRYEIGFTLSRTGRASDALREFDRVARGRERSLGPDHPETLAARQETAYVLGQLGRHFEAHQVYAAVLASRERSMGPDHPDTLRCRHNLAFNLSRLGRLEDSYRMARDVAAARSRLLGADHPDTLVTLYEVAYTLGRLGRWTEALQAYREVAQARSRSLGADHPDTLSARYEVGISLGRLGRSAEALELYRALVADRTRVGGPTDPETLRARHGLGVNLGRLARWEEALAEARDVCAIRERALGPDHPDTLVSRREVAVGLGWLGRWADALTVYRTVAAARERLLGADHPDALAARNDEAHCLEQLGRGPEAVELYRQVAALRRGQQASPH; encoded by the coding sequence ATGGCGGACACCAGGCTGATCCAGAGCCGGTACCGGCTGCTCGATCTGATCGGGCGCGGAGGCATGGGTGAGGTGTGGCGCGCCCGCGACGAGTCGCTAGGCCGGCACGTCGCCGTCAAATGCCTCAAGCCGATGGGGCCCCAGCACGATCAGTCCTTCACCCGCGTCCTGCGCGAACGCTTCCGCCGCGAGGCCCGGGTCGCCGCCGCGCTCCAGCACCGCGGCGTCACCGTCGTCCACGACTTCGGTGAGCACGAGGGCGTCCTCTACCTGGTCATGGAGCTCCTCGACGGGCGCAACCTCAGCCAGCTCCTGGAGGACAACAAACAGCATCCACTGCCGGTCCCCGACGTCGTCGACATCGCCGAACAGGTCGCCGATGCCCTCGGCTACACCCACCAGCAGGGCATCGTGCACCGCGACCTCAAGCCCGCCAACATCATGCGGCTGGCCGACGGCACGGTGAAGATCTGCGACTTCGGCATCGCCAGGCTCGGCCACGACATCGGCTTCACCTCCCGCCTCACCGGCACCGGCATTGCCATGGGCACCCCGCACTACATGTCGCCCGAGCAGATCAGCGGCGGCCAGGTCGACCACCGCAGCGACCTCTACTCACTGGGCTGCGTGCTGTACGAGATCGCCACCGGAGCACCGCCGTTCGACCTCGCCGACGCCTGGGCCGTCCTCGTCGGACACCGCGACACCCAGCCCCGGCCGCTGCGCACCCACCGGGCCGAACTCCCGGGTTTCTTCGACCGCGTCGTGCTGGAGCTGCTGGCCAAGGCCCCCGAGGAGCGGCCCGTCGACGCGGGCGACCTCCGGCAGCGGATCGCCATCGGCCGCACCGGCGAGCAGCCGCACCTGCCGCCCACCGGGCAGATACCGCTCGCCCCGCCCGTTCCCGTCGTACGCCCGGGGCAGCAGTTGCCGGCCTGGGCCCGCTCCATGACCACCGGGCACAAGGCGAGCGGCGCCCACCCCGGGCTCGCCCCGCCCGACCACTCCGCGGGCCTCACCGGCGAGTGGACCACCGGCACCGACATGCGCAGCCTCACCGGCGAACTCCCACCGGTCAGGGCCGAGCGCCCGACCCCGTCGCCGGAACTGCTGTCGGTCCTCGCCAGCCGGCACAGCGCGGGCCTCAACCTGGGCCGCCTCGGCCACTGGGAGGAGGCCGGCGAGGTGCACCGCGCTGTCGCCGCCGAACGCGAGCACGCCCTCGGCCCCGACCACCCCGACACCCTCTCCAGCCGGTACGAGATCGGCTTCACCCTCAGCCGCACCGGACGCGCCTCGGACGCCCTGCGGGAGTTCGACCGTGTCGCCCGGGGCCGCGAGCGCAGCCTGGGCCCCGACCACCCGGAGACCCTGGCAGCCCGCCAGGAGACGGCGTACGTGCTGGGCCAGCTGGGCCGGCACTTCGAGGCCCATCAGGTGTACGCGGCGGTTCTCGCCTCCCGGGAACGGTCGATGGGCCCCGACCACCCCGACACCCTGCGCTGCCGCCACAACCTCGCCTTCAACCTCAGCAGACTCGGCCGCCTGGAGGACTCGTACCGGATGGCCAGGGACGTGGCGGCGGCCCGCAGCCGACTGCTCGGCGCCGACCACCCCGACACCCTGGTCACGCTCTATGAGGTGGCGTACACACTGGGCAGGCTCGGGCGCTGGACGGAGGCCCTGCAGGCGTACCGGGAAGTCGCCCAGGCCCGGTCGAGATCGCTCGGCGCCGACCACCCCGACACGCTCTCCGCCCGCTACGAGGTCGGCATCAGCCTCGGTCGCCTCGGCCGCAGCGCGGAGGCCTTGGAGCTGTACCGCGCCCTCGTGGCGGACCGGACCAGAGTGGGCGGCCCCACCGACCCCGAAACGCTCCGCGCCCGGCACGGGCTCGGCGTCAACCTGGGGCGCCTCGCCCGCTGGGAGGAGGCGCTCGCCGAAGCGCGCGACGTGTGCGCGATCCGCGAACGCGCCCTGGGCCCCGACCACCCCGACACCCTCGTCAGCCGCCGCGAGGTCGCCGTCGGCCTCGGCTGGCTCGGCCGCTGGGCCGACGCCCTCACCGTCTACCGCACGGTCGCCGCGGCCCGCGAGCGACTCCTGGGCGCCGACCACCCCGACGCCCTCGCCGCCCGCAACGACGAGGCGCACTGCCTGGAGCAGCTCGGCCGGGGACCGGAGGCCGTCGAGCTGTACCGGCAGGTCGCGGCATTGCGCCGCGGGCAGCAGGCATCGCCGCACTGA
- a CDS encoding oxygenase MpaB family protein, which translates to MVDADPGLFGPESVTWQMHGDPMMWVAGVRALYLQALHPRAVRGVMQNSDFRKDAWGRLMRTAGFVGTITYGTTEAAEKAGARVRRIHRLIKATDPETGESYGVDEPELLLWVHCAEVDSYLQVERRSGFPLTDAQADRYIDEHRHSARLVGLDPADVPATTAQLAAYFERMRPRLAASAEALDVDDFLRRPPVHALLVPARALLWRRVAALAYQSLPPYAHELYGRPVAPVRTVDRRLRTAGTALRCIPARLRWRLPPGHILNAMARLGPGSRPTPYKLRSRAAILDGPGRARKQA; encoded by the coding sequence ATGGTGGACGCCGACCCGGGGCTCTTCGGGCCCGAATCCGTCACCTGGCAGATGCACGGAGACCCGATGATGTGGGTCGCCGGAGTCCGGGCGCTCTACCTCCAGGCGCTGCACCCGCGCGCCGTACGCGGCGTCATGCAGAACTCCGACTTCCGCAAGGACGCCTGGGGGCGGCTGATGCGTACCGCCGGCTTCGTCGGAACGATCACGTACGGCACCACCGAGGCCGCCGAGAAGGCCGGTGCCCGGGTCCGCAGGATCCACCGGCTCATCAAGGCCACCGACCCGGAGACCGGGGAGAGCTACGGCGTCGACGAGCCCGAACTGCTGCTGTGGGTGCACTGCGCGGAGGTCGACTCCTACCTCCAGGTCGAACGCCGCTCCGGCTTCCCGCTCACCGACGCCCAGGCCGACCGCTACATCGACGAACACCGCCACAGCGCCCGCCTCGTCGGCCTCGACCCCGCGGACGTCCCGGCCACCACCGCACAGCTCGCCGCCTACTTCGAGCGGATGCGTCCCCGGCTCGCCGCGTCCGCGGAGGCGCTGGACGTCGACGACTTCCTGCGCCGGCCGCCCGTCCACGCGCTGCTCGTACCGGCGCGGGCCCTGCTGTGGCGGCGCGTCGCGGCACTCGCCTACCAGTCACTGCCCCCGTACGCCCATGAGCTCTACGGCAGACCCGTCGCCCCGGTGCGCACCGTCGACCGCCGCCTGCGCACCGCGGGTACCGCGCTGCGCTGCATCCCCGCCCGGCTGCGCTGGCGACTCCCGCCCGGTCACATTCTGAACGCGATGGCCCGACTCGGTCCCGGCAGCCGCCCCACCCCGTACAAACTGCGCAGCCGGGCCGCCATACTGGACGGGCCGGGGAGGGCGCGGAAGCAGGCGTAA